In a single window of the Magnolia sinica isolate HGM2019 chromosome 7, MsV1, whole genome shotgun sequence genome:
- the LOC131250925 gene encoding basic leucine zipper 23-like, producing the protein MDDGEVELSEHGLLPNPNIHESTPVDSFLDDFLKNTQTCTHTHTCNPPGPDAAHTHTCYHTHTRVISSGDDDGPSEKQQSVLKSRKPSGNREAVRKYREKKKAHTAYLEEEVKKLRLLNQQLLRKLQGQAMLEAEVIRLRTLLLDVRGKIDAELGVFPFQKQCNGSSFKERDCSLQSIDAGASLQCGTDVPCLHPQMGMSSSLAGIGGNGKMFNWEGSCEPAIVDCRDNPNGVMGQDVVNAEARLDCMMPTSMDMMGSLVSSASPDE; encoded by the coding sequence ATGGATGATGGAGAAGTTGAGCTTTCGGAGCATGGGTTGTTACCAAATCCCAATATCCATGAATCAACACCCGTCGACTCATTTCTTGATGACTTCTTGAAGAACACACAAACAtgtacacacactcacacctgcAACCCTCCTGGCCCTGATGcggctcacacacacacatgttacCACACGCACACCCGAGTGATCTCAAGCGGAGATGACGATGGGCCGAGTGAGAAACAGCAATCTGTTCTGAAGTCTAGAAAGCCTTCGGGAAATAGAGAGGCAGTAAGGAAGTATAGGGAGAAGAAGAAGGCCCACACTGCGTACTTAGAAGAGGAAGTTAAGAAACTTCGCCTGTTAAATCAGCAACTGTTGAGAAAATTGCAGGGCCAAGCGATGCTCGAAGCTGAGGTGATTAGGCTGCGGACGCTCCTTTTAGATGTGAGAGGAAAGATCGATGCCGAGTTGGGTGTTTTCCCATTTCAAAAGCAGTGTAATGGTAGTAGTTTTAAGGAAAGGGATTGCAGTCTTCAATCCATTGATGCAGGTGCAAGTCTTCAGTGTGGGACTGACGTTCCATGCCTCCATCCACAAATGGGGATGTCCTCATCACTGGCTGGGATTGGTGGAAATGGGAAGATGTTCAATTGGGAAGGAAGCTGCGAACCTGCAATAGTGGACTGTCGGGATAACCCAAATGGGGTTATGGGGCAGGATGTTGTGAATGCTGAAGCTCGCCTTGATTGCATGATGCCAACTTCCATGGACATGATGGGGAGTTTAGTCTCATCTGCTTCTCCAGATGAATGA